One genomic region from Microbacterium sp. BK668 encodes:
- a CDS encoding GuaB1 family IMP dehydrogenase-related protein, whose translation MEFYGERPDVDLTYSDVFLVPRRSSVTSRLDVDLAPGDGTPATIPLVSANMNSVTGARLAATLARRGGLGVLPQDMPLQELDAAIRWVKSQPVLWDTPLVLPPEATVADAGRLLPATEGHGIVVAPPAVHAEGIRIEEILGVIPATRLGTALPDARLGDLARGHAASIDADDVETPRHAFDLIVGAGAETVCVLHHGFLVGTLSRRTALRSNLYRPAVDTGGRLGVAAAVGINGDVAAKARALAAAGVDVLVVDTAHGHQEGMLGALRAVSELDLGIPIAAGNVVTAEGVHDLVTAGADILKVGVGPGAMCTTRMMTAVGRPQFSAVLETAEAARVMGAHVWADGGVRYPRDVALALAAGAASVMIGSWFAGTIEAPGELQIDGAGRAYKESWGMASTKAVHERFGRLDPYELARKELFAEGISSSKIYLDPLRPSLEDLLDMITSGVRSSFTYAGATTVAEFHDRARVGLQSAAGYEEGKALPVSW comes from the coding sequence GTGGAGTTCTACGGTGAGCGGCCCGACGTCGACCTGACCTACTCGGACGTCTTCCTGGTGCCGCGCAGGTCGTCGGTCACGAGCCGACTGGATGTCGATCTCGCTCCCGGCGACGGCACTCCGGCGACGATCCCGCTCGTCTCGGCGAATATGAACTCCGTGACCGGGGCGCGCCTGGCGGCGACGCTGGCGCGCCGCGGCGGACTCGGCGTCCTGCCGCAGGACATGCCGCTGCAGGAGCTGGATGCCGCGATCCGCTGGGTGAAGTCCCAGCCCGTCCTGTGGGACACCCCTCTCGTGCTCCCTCCCGAGGCCACCGTCGCCGATGCTGGCCGGCTCCTGCCCGCGACCGAAGGGCACGGCATCGTCGTGGCGCCGCCGGCGGTCCACGCCGAAGGGATCCGGATCGAGGAGATCCTGGGTGTCATCCCGGCAACGCGACTGGGCACCGCCCTGCCCGACGCCCGTCTCGGCGACCTGGCCCGCGGACACGCCGCCTCCATCGACGCCGACGACGTCGAGACGCCGCGGCACGCATTCGACCTCATCGTCGGTGCCGGTGCCGAGACGGTGTGCGTCCTGCACCACGGCTTCCTCGTGGGAACCCTCTCCCGCCGCACGGCGCTGCGCTCCAACCTCTACCGCCCGGCCGTCGACACCGGCGGGCGCCTCGGCGTCGCGGCAGCCGTCGGCATCAACGGCGACGTCGCCGCCAAGGCGAGGGCGCTCGCCGCAGCCGGGGTCGACGTGCTCGTCGTCGACACGGCCCATGGCCACCAGGAGGGCATGCTCGGGGCACTCCGGGCGGTGTCGGAACTGGATCTCGGCATCCCGATCGCGGCCGGCAACGTCGTGACGGCTGAAGGCGTGCACGATCTCGTCACGGCGGGCGCCGACATCCTCAAGGTCGGTGTCGGCCCCGGTGCGATGTGCACGACCCGCATGATGACGGCCGTCGGCCGGCCCCAGTTCTCCGCGGTGCTCGAGACCGCCGAGGCGGCACGGGTCATGGGCGCCCACGTGTGGGCGGACGGCGGTGTGCGATACCCGCGCGACGTCGCCCTCGCACTGGCGGCGGGCGCGGCATCCGTCATGATCGGGTCGTGGTTCGCGGGAACGATCGAGGCCCCCGGGGAACTGCAGATCGACGGCGCAGGCCGTGCCTACAAGGAGTCGTGGGGAATGGCCTCGACCAAGGCGGTGCACGAGCGATTCGGCCGGCTGGACCCGTACGAGCTCGCGCGGAAGGAGCTGTTCGCCGAGGGGATCTCCTCGTCGAAGATCTACCTCGATCCGCTCCGCCCGAGCCTGGAGGACCTGCTCGACATGATCACGTCAGGCGTCCGCTCGTCCTTCACCTATGCCGGCGCGACGACGGTCGCGGAGTTCCACGACCGCGCGCGCGTCGGTCTGCAGTCCGCAGCCGGCTACGAGGAGGGCAAGGCGCTCCCCGTCAGCTGGTAG